A window of the Natronospira proteinivora genome harbors these coding sequences:
- a CDS encoding BON domain-containing protein → MLKENRFFILLLICLMALSGCIGVGEVDPDDDRSIERAVRAEIRDSPARGSGSVNVDVEDGVVTLSGTVNDASGVGDAVLRAERIPGVERVITEIEFDGSEEPMERQGPEPEEPVQR, encoded by the coding sequence ATGTTGAAAGAAAACCGGTTTTTCATACTGCTGCTGATCTGCCTGATGGCCTTGTCGGGCTGCATCGGGGTGGGTGAGGTGGACCCGGATGATGATCGTTCCATTGAGCGAGCGGTACGCGCGGAGATTCGGGATTCTCCGGCACGCGGTTCCGGTTCGGTGAACGTGGATGTGGAAGATGGTGTGGTGACCCTGAGCGGTACTGTTAATGATGCTTCGGGCGTGGGCGATGCTGTTCTGCGAGCCGAGCGTATTCCCGGGGTTGAACGGGTCATTACCGAGATTGAATTTGATGGCAGTGAAGAGCCCATGGAACGCCAGGGTCCGGAGCCGGAAGAACCGGTCCAACGCTGA
- a CDS encoding retropepsin-like aspartic protease family protein gives MNSNDVSNRLGLLMGLLATLAVLGVLTLAFQQGLDERQHPNREVIAQSVDGGALEIRLESNRQGHYLVDGTINGHPVTFFVDTGATRIAIPAHIADAIGLSRGQAVDTRTAGGRVTSHATVLDEVEIGGIRRRGLQATINPVMEMDKVLLGMNFLAPLELNQRDGVLTIRAPQ, from the coding sequence ATGAATTCCAATGATGTCAGCAACCGCCTGGGCCTTCTCATGGGCCTGCTCGCCACCCTGGCCGTGCTGGGGGTACTCACGCTCGCCTTCCAACAAGGCCTGGACGAGCGCCAGCACCCCAACAGGGAGGTGATAGCCCAGTCAGTGGATGGCGGGGCCCTGGAGATCCGGCTGGAAAGCAACCGCCAGGGGCATTATCTGGTGGATGGCACCATCAATGGCCATCCGGTGACTTTTTTCGTTGACACCGGTGCCACGCGCATTGCCATTCCCGCCCATATCGCCGATGCCATCGGCCTTTCCCGCGGCCAAGCCGTGGACACGCGAACCGCCGGTGGCCGGGTTACCAGCCATGCCACTGTGCTGGATGAGGTGGAGATCGGTGGCATACGCCGACGCGGCCTCCAGGCCACCATCAATCCGGTCATGGAGATGGACAAGGTGCTGCTGGGCATGAACTTTCTCGCCCCCCTGGAATTGAATCAGCGGGACGGCGTACTCACCATTCGCGCACCACAGTAG
- a CDS encoding acyl-CoA dehydrogenase has product MSGLVWFLVTIALALTLAYTRSKLPVWTLAFAGLLGVNWLISGSFPLIGTIVFLAVAIPLNVTPLRRNLFSRKLLAWFRSVMPPISQTERVALDAGNTWWDADLFTGKPDWNKLLSYPSPQLSDEEQAFVDGPTEALCKMLDDWEITHEKNDLPAATWDFIREKGFFGMIIPKEYGGHGFSALAHSSVVMKVASRSPSAGVTVMVPNSLGPGELLLHYGTDKQKDYYLPRLAKGEEIPCFALTGPHAGSDAGALPDTGIVCKGEHNGKEVLGFRITWDKRYITLAPVATLLGVAFKAYDPDGLLGDKKSLGITLALIPTDTPGVEIGQRHFPLNASFQNGPTRGKDVFVPMEHLIGGQDFIGEGWRMLMNCLSVGRAISLPALGTGAGKISSRTTGAYARVRKQFKTPIGKFEGVEEAMTRIGGYTYRMEAMRRMTAGALDLGEKPSVLSAILKYHCTEGMRQVVNDAMDIHAGKGVMMGPSNYLARTYQSIPISITVEGANILTRGLMIFGQGAIRCHPYLLKEMECVGMEDEEQAVAKFDRALFSHVGFTISNAVRAFVTGLTRGLFIRSPEAGEVSRYYKQFSRMSSAFAFSADVALLLLGGELKRKEKLSARFGDVLSHLYMGSAMLKQFEDQGRPASDLPLVHWACQDSLHTIEDRLNEIFRNFPSPLLGRLVKWVVMPTGSSYRRPTDKLGHEVASLLLTPSAARDRLTRGVFISNDPADPVGKVEYAMERMLAAEPLEARLQKGLGVRLTPNNLEEHLQRGVEEKVIAEQEAEVIRESAKATAAAIAVDELDPERAPEAHAGKTAKQAAKAS; this is encoded by the coding sequence ATGTCCGGCCTTGTTTGGTTTCTCGTTACCATCGCTCTGGCACTGACTCTGGCCTACACCCGTTCCAAACTGCCTGTCTGGACGCTGGCCTTTGCCGGTCTTCTGGGTGTCAACTGGCTGATTTCCGGCAGCTTCCCCCTGATCGGAACCATTGTATTTTTGGCCGTGGCGATTCCCCTGAACGTCACGCCCCTGCGGCGCAATCTGTTCAGCCGCAAGCTGCTGGCCTGGTTCCGTTCGGTCATGCCACCCATTTCCCAGACCGAGCGGGTTGCCCTGGATGCGGGTAACACCTGGTGGGATGCGGACCTGTTTACCGGCAAGCCGGACTGGAACAAGCTCCTCAGCTACCCGTCTCCCCAGCTGAGCGACGAGGAGCAGGCCTTTGTGGACGGCCCCACCGAAGCGCTCTGCAAGATGCTCGACGACTGGGAGATCACTCACGAGAAAAACGATCTGCCGGCCGCCACCTGGGACTTCATCCGGGAGAAGGGCTTTTTCGGCATGATCATTCCCAAGGAGTACGGGGGGCATGGTTTCTCGGCCCTGGCCCACTCCTCGGTGGTGATGAAAGTGGCCAGCCGCAGCCCCTCCGCCGGGGTCACCGTGATGGTGCCCAATTCCCTGGGCCCGGGTGAGCTGTTGCTACATTACGGCACCGACAAGCAAAAAGACTATTATCTGCCCCGGCTGGCCAAGGGCGAGGAGATTCCCTGCTTCGCCCTCACCGGTCCCCACGCGGGTTCCGATGCCGGCGCTCTGCCCGATACCGGCATCGTCTGTAAAGGTGAGCACAACGGCAAGGAAGTGCTGGGCTTTAGAATTACCTGGGACAAGCGCTACATCACCCTGGCACCGGTGGCCACCCTGCTGGGTGTGGCCTTCAAGGCCTACGACCCGGACGGATTGCTGGGCGACAAAAAGAGCCTGGGCATTACCCTGGCCCTGATTCCCACCGACACACCCGGGGTGGAGATTGGCCAGCGTCACTTCCCCCTCAATGCCTCCTTCCAGAACGGACCCACCCGCGGCAAGGATGTCTTCGTTCCCATGGAGCATCTGATCGGCGGTCAGGACTTCATCGGTGAAGGCTGGCGCATGCTGATGAACTGCCTGTCCGTGGGCCGTGCCATTTCCCTGCCGGCCCTGGGTACCGGTGCGGGCAAGATCTCCAGCCGCACCACCGGTGCTTATGCCCGGGTCCGCAAGCAGTTCAAGACCCCCATCGGCAAGTTCGAAGGGGTAGAAGAAGCCATGACCCGGATTGGCGGCTATACCTACCGCATGGAAGCCATGCGGCGAATGACCGCCGGCGCCCTGGATCTGGGCGAGAAGCCCTCAGTCCTGTCGGCCATCCTCAAGTATCACTGCACCGAAGGCATGCGCCAAGTGGTCAATGACGCCATGGACATTCATGCCGGTAAGGGTGTCATGATGGGGCCGAGCAACTATCTGGCCCGCACCTATCAGTCCATTCCCATCAGCATCACGGTGGAAGGGGCCAACATCCTGACCCGGGGCCTGATGATCTTCGGCCAGGGCGCCATCCGCTGCCATCCCTATCTTCTCAAGGAGATGGAATGCGTGGGCATGGAGGATGAGGAACAGGCCGTGGCCAAGTTTGACCGGGCCCTGTTCTCCCATGTGGGCTTTACCATCAGCAATGCGGTGCGCGCCTTCGTCACCGGCCTGACCCGGGGCCTGTTTATCCGCAGCCCGGAAGCCGGGGAAGTCAGCCGCTATTACAAGCAGTTCTCCCGAATGAGCTCGGCCTTTGCCTTCTCTGCGGATGTGGCCCTGCTGCTCTTGGGTGGTGAGCTCAAGCGCAAGGAGAAGCTGTCTGCCCGCTTTGGCGATGTCCTGAGCCATCTCTACATGGGCTCGGCCATGCTCAAGCAGTTCGAGGATCAGGGTCGCCCGGCCTCGGATCTGCCGCTGGTGCACTGGGCCTGTCAGGACTCCCTGCACACCATTGAAGATCGACTCAACGAGATCTTCCGCAACTTCCCCTCGCCCTTGCTGGGTCGCCTGGTGAAGTGGGTGGTGATGCCCACCGGCAGCAGTTATCGCCGGCCCACTGACAAGCTGGGCCATGAGGTGGCCTCCCTGCTGCTGACCCCGTCCGCAGCTCGGGATCGCCTGACCCGCGGTGTATTCATCAGCAACGACCCGGCCGATCCGGTGGGCAAGGTGGAATACGCCATGGAGCGCATGCTGGCCGCCGAGCCCCTGGAAGCCCGCTTGCAGAAGGGCCTGGGTGTTCGCCTGACTCCCAACAATCTGGAGGAGCATCTCCAGCGGGGCGTGGAAGAAAAGGTGATCGCCGAACAGGAAGCCGAGGTCATCCGGGAATCCGCCAAGGCCACGGCCGCGGCTATTGCCGTGGACGAGCTGGATCCGGAACGGGCACCGGAGGCCCATGCCGGCAAGACCGCCAAGCAGGCGGCCAAGGCCAGCTGA
- a CDS encoding superoxide dismutase, translating to MSLPYSMDALEPHISKETLEYHYGKHHQTYVNTLNGLVEGTPDADLSLEALIKKASGKLFNQAAQVWNHNFYWQSLSPNGGGDPEGELKAAIEKEWGSVDAFRKEFTEKTIANFASGWGWLVKKSDGSLAIVETDDAETPLTDDSVTPLLTCDIWEHAYYIDYRNARPKYMEAFWKLVNWDFAAKNFAG from the coding sequence ATGTCTCTGCCGTATTCCATGGATGCCCTGGAACCGCATATCTCCAAGGAAACCCTGGAATATCACTATGGCAAGCACCACCAGACCTATGTGAATACCCTCAACGGTCTTGTTGAAGGGACCCCGGACGCCGATCTCAGTTTGGAAGCGCTGATCAAGAAGGCCTCCGGCAAGCTGTTCAACCAGGCTGCCCAGGTGTGGAACCACAATTTCTACTGGCAATCCCTGAGCCCCAACGGTGGCGGTGACCCCGAAGGCGAGCTCAAGGCGGCCATTGAGAAGGAATGGGGCTCGGTAGATGCCTTCCGCAAGGAATTCACGGAAAAGACCATTGCCAATTTCGCCTCCGGCTGGGGCTGGCTGGTGAAGAAGAGCGACGGCAGTCTGGCCATCGTGGAAACCGATGATGCCGAAACCCCGCTCACCGATGACAGCGTGACCCCGCTACTCACCTGTGACATTTGGGAGCACGCCTATTACATCGACTACCGGAACGCCCGCCCCAAGTACATGGAAGCGTTCTGGAAGCTGGTGAACTGGGACTTTGCTGCCAAGAACTTCGCCGGCTGA
- the grxD gene encoding Grx4 family monothiol glutaredoxin, translating to MNIEQKIKEQIESNDVLLYMKGTPDFPQCGFSAQTAQVLKQVGVPFSYFNILEDQELREELKTYSNWPTYPQLYIKGELVGGCDIIMQMYESGELEKELKSVAGES from the coding sequence ATGAATATTGAGCAAAAGATCAAAGAGCAGATCGAAAGCAATGATGTTCTGCTTTACATGAAGGGCACGCCGGATTTTCCCCAGTGCGGCTTCTCCGCCCAGACCGCCCAGGTGCTCAAACAGGTGGGTGTTCCTTTCTCCTACTTTAATATCCTTGAGGATCAGGAATTGCGGGAGGAGTTGAAGACTTATTCCAACTGGCCCACTTATCCCCAGCTCTATATCAAGGGCGAGCTGGTCGGCGGCTGCGACATCATCATGCAGATGTATGAATCCGGCGAGTTGGAAAAAGAACTCAAGTCGGTTGCCGGCGAGAGCTGA
- a CDS encoding hydantoinase B/oxoprolinase family protein produces MDPFTVDPVKLSVFANRIDAICEQMGAVLRRAAFSPNIRDRLDFSCALFDARGELCAQAAHIPVHLGSMAHAMADVVDARGWQPGDILALNDPYLGGTHLPDVTVIMPVFLDGELLGFVANRAHHSDIGADSPGSLPLSRRLEEEGVVIPPTLIGRDDELDETVMDALTQRMNTPSLVAGDFAAQVAAARSGREQVLSLARDSGLSNWRANLAAVNDYAARLADSALARLPEGSVSFTDWMDDDGFGHRDLPIQVRITVDKGAVRVDFSGTAAQVEGNINCPLSVTAAAVLYVFRCLMPEETPASAGAFRAIQIHAEPGSLLNARAPAAVAAGNVETSSRVVDVVMGALAKAVPEQMAAASQGTMNNLAMGATSGRRWDYYETLGGGMGAHCHGPGLDGVHSHMTNTLNTPVEVVEMNWPLRVLAYGYRQGSGGHGHHDGGVGLERCYQFLAPAEVSVISERRRHAPWGLAEGGDGSRGRNFLNEQELPSKACFRVQAGDRLLIQTPGGGAWGPPARP; encoded by the coding sequence ATGGATCCATTTACAGTTGACCCGGTCAAGCTATCCGTCTTTGCCAATCGCATTGATGCCATTTGCGAGCAGATGGGCGCGGTACTCAGACGGGCTGCCTTCTCGCCCAATATTCGGGATCGACTGGATTTCTCCTGCGCCCTGTTCGATGCTCGTGGTGAGCTCTGCGCGCAAGCGGCCCACATCCCGGTCCATCTCGGCAGCATGGCCCATGCCATGGCGGATGTGGTGGATGCCCGGGGGTGGCAGCCGGGGGATATCCTCGCCCTCAATGATCCCTACCTGGGTGGTACCCATCTGCCGGATGTGACGGTCATCATGCCGGTGTTTCTCGACGGTGAGTTGCTGGGTTTCGTGGCCAACCGGGCCCATCACTCGGATATCGGGGCCGACAGCCCCGGTTCCCTGCCCCTGTCACGGCGATTGGAGGAAGAGGGCGTTGTTATTCCCCCCACCCTGATTGGCCGTGACGATGAGCTGGATGAGACCGTGATGGACGCTCTGACCCAGCGCATGAACACCCCCTCCCTGGTGGCGGGGGATTTTGCCGCCCAGGTGGCCGCCGCCCGCTCCGGCCGTGAGCAGGTGTTAAGCCTGGCCCGGGACAGTGGCCTGTCAAACTGGCGGGCGAATCTGGCGGCGGTCAATGATTATGCGGCGCGGCTGGCCGATTCGGCCCTGGCCCGTTTGCCCGAGGGCAGTGTTAGCTTCACCGACTGGATGGATGACGATGGTTTCGGCCACCGTGATTTGCCCATTCAGGTCCGAATTACGGTGGACAAGGGCGCGGTCCGGGTGGATTTTTCCGGGACTGCGGCCCAGGTGGAAGGCAACATCAATTGCCCCTTGTCGGTGACAGCCGCCGCCGTCCTGTATGTCTTTCGTTGTCTTATGCCGGAAGAAACCCCGGCCTCCGCGGGCGCCTTCCGGGCGATTCAAATTCATGCCGAGCCCGGGTCGCTGTTGAATGCCCGGGCACCGGCGGCAGTGGCGGCCGGTAATGTGGAGACCAGCAGCCGGGTGGTGGATGTGGTCATGGGGGCCCTGGCCAAGGCGGTGCCGGAGCAAATGGCGGCCGCCAGCCAGGGGACCATGAACAATCTGGCCATGGGGGCGACCTCCGGTCGCCGTTGGGACTACTACGAAACTCTGGGTGGCGGCATGGGGGCCCATTGTCATGGTCCGGGCCTGGACGGTGTCCATAGCCACATGACCAACACCCTGAACACGCCGGTGGAAGTGGTGGAAATGAACTGGCCCTTGCGAGTTCTCGCCTACGGCTATCGCCAGGGATCCGGGGGCCATGGACACCATGATGGCGGAGTTGGGCTGGAACGTTGCTACCAATTTCTGGCACCGGCGGAAGTCAGCGTCATCAGCGAGCGGCGGCGCCATGCCCCCTGGGGTTTGGCCGAAGGGGGAGACGGATCGCGGGGACGTAACTTCCTGAATGAGCAGGAATTACCCAGCAAGGCCTGTTTTCGGGTTCAGGCCGGGGACCGGCTGCTGATTCAGACGCCGGGGGGCGGCGCTTGGGGGCCACCCGCGCGTCCATGA
- the nadC gene encoding carboxylating nicotinate-nucleotide diphosphorylase — MQIPDDLTRQVTAALDEDLGQGDLTAALIPESNTARGRIITREAAVFCGQPWADAVFKSIDPGIQIHWNVADGDAVQANQVLCTLSGPARVLLSGERTALNFLQTLSSTATATRRLVEAVAGTGCTILDTRKTLPGLRTAQKYAVRCGGGENHRTGLFDGILIKENHIAACGGIAPAVSTARDCHPGIPVEVEVENLAEVEQALAAGADSLLLDNLSLEQLSEAVALNQGRAKLEASGGLTEAALAQVAATGVNYISVGALTKHIRAVDLSMRLE, encoded by the coding sequence ATGCAAATCCCCGACGATCTAACTCGCCAGGTAACCGCCGCCCTGGATGAAGACCTGGGTCAGGGTGACCTGACCGCTGCCCTCATCCCGGAAAGCAACACGGCCCGGGGACGCATCATTACCCGGGAAGCGGCCGTGTTTTGTGGACAACCGTGGGCGGATGCAGTCTTCAAGTCCATCGATCCCGGGATCCAGATCCACTGGAATGTGGCCGATGGCGATGCCGTGCAAGCCAATCAGGTTTTGTGCACCTTGAGCGGACCGGCCCGGGTTTTGCTCAGCGGTGAACGAACGGCGCTTAACTTTCTCCAAACCCTGTCGTCCACGGCCACGGCCACCCGCCGTCTGGTGGAGGCCGTAGCCGGCACCGGCTGTACCATTCTCGATACCCGCAAGACCCTACCCGGCCTGCGAACCGCCCAGAAATATGCGGTCCGTTGCGGCGGCGGTGAAAACCATCGAACCGGGCTGTTCGATGGCATTCTCATCAAGGAAAATCACATTGCCGCCTGCGGCGGCATCGCCCCGGCGGTCAGCACCGCCCGAGACTGTCATCCGGGGATTCCGGTGGAAGTGGAGGTGGAAAACCTGGCCGAAGTCGAACAGGCCCTGGCTGCGGGTGCTGACAGCTTGCTGCTGGACAACCTTAGCCTGGAACAACTCTCGGAGGCGGTGGCCTTGAATCAGGGTCGTGCCAAGCTGGAGGCCTCCGGCGGGCTGACTGAAGCGGCCCTGGCTCAAGTGGCCGCCACCGGAGTGAACTACATTTCGGTCGGCGCCCTGACCAAGCATATCCGGGCCGTGGATTTATCCATGCGACTGGAATAA
- a CDS encoding DUF1289 domain-containing protein has protein sequence MTQSTVRRYLKDPASYDPSSFPRPMPESPEPPESPCVGVCTMDDEGHCIGCFRTLDEIAQWGTLSPEEQWRVVEELPARDPQANSGS, from the coding sequence ATGACCCAAAGCACCGTCAGACGTTATCTCAAGGATCCGGCCAGTTACGATCCCTCCAGCTTTCCCCGGCCCATGCCCGAGAGCCCGGAGCCGCCGGAATCCCCCTGCGTGGGGGTGTGCACCATGGATGATGAAGGCCATTGCATTGGCTGTTTCAGAACCCTGGATGAAATCGCCCAATGGGGAACGTTGAGCCCGGAAGAGCAATGGCGCGTGGTGGAAGAACTGCCGGCACGGGATCCGCAAGCCAACAGCGGAAGCTAG
- a CDS encoding putative bifunctional diguanylate cyclase/phosphodiesterase: MLTGQLMVTDRDVDSQVRAEMIKRLFTYCFPSHIVCIPAAVLIAILVSAVVSWNVALGWALALIISELGRLVACLFFFRSRGHVNNSGIWFAIFLTGALVSGAIWGSAGVLLFPEGQPEYQIIMALILVAIAGIGLPLLAPAFWLYMVIMVLILAPISLMLLLNSSSLTQIAAVLIGLSALVLVLAARRLNWDQTESVAARHSFASAAESLRQEVDERRRIETELRRRETTNQRRKLILMELARHSVIAEGDLAQALREVSQSVARGLGVTRISVWFLSQENAQFDCRLILDGDRVDNAPNLNLDIRIDRADREEFERLRTLVVPDVKNHAHAGRYWDDYFRSTGIHSILAAPFRRDGRVRGFLMAESRIQRFWTEDDDSFISSAVDFISLAMAASDRRKAQHRLREMATLDGLTRLPNRNAFHEFIGQSIKSAAEEGNRLGLLFVDLDRFKAVNDSLGHHAGDIVLQEMSQRLLDSLRDGDWVARLAGDEFTVIVHDLESLETLRGIANRVRKSLIQPMVLDNTEITLTCSIGIAIYPDDAEDPERLLQSADAAMYEAKKQGRNRYAFFTPELRERAVRRLSLDNELRRAVEDNEFLLHYQPIVRPETGTMVGVEALVRWQRSDGRMISPGEFIPLAEETGLVVPIGEWVLNEALMQLGEWDRDHHGGLTMSVNFSMVQCRHGGLPAMVDRALNRSGIDSARLVAEVTESDVLVGQQQYQAVFDRLRERGVRVAMDDFGTGSSSLGQLKRLPVDILKLDRSFVRDITKSSQDEAITRAAITMADALGLNVIAEGVEEATQRDLLIDAGCRLMQGFYFSRPRPAEEIEGLLREKRNLPES, encoded by the coding sequence ATGCTGACAGGTCAGTTGATGGTGACCGATAGGGATGTGGATAGCCAAGTTCGGGCGGAGATGATCAAGCGCCTGTTCACCTATTGTTTTCCCTCCCATATTGTCTGTATTCCGGCTGCCGTTCTGATTGCCATTCTGGTATCTGCCGTGGTGTCCTGGAACGTGGCACTGGGTTGGGCTCTGGCCCTGATTATATCCGAGCTGGGTCGCCTGGTGGCCTGCCTGTTTTTCTTTCGTTCTCGTGGTCACGTCAATAATTCGGGTATCTGGTTTGCCATATTCCTGACCGGTGCCTTGGTCTCCGGGGCCATCTGGGGTTCGGCCGGGGTGCTATTGTTTCCTGAAGGCCAGCCGGAATATCAAATCATCATGGCTCTGATTCTCGTGGCCATAGCTGGCATTGGATTGCCCCTGCTGGCACCGGCGTTCTGGTTATATATGGTCATCATGGTGTTGATACTGGCACCGATCTCCCTGATGTTGCTGTTGAACAGTTCCTCCCTCACTCAGATTGCCGCGGTTCTAATCGGTTTGTCGGCACTGGTATTGGTCCTTGCGGCTCGCCGCCTTAATTGGGATCAGACCGAATCCGTCGCGGCCCGGCATTCCTTCGCCTCGGCTGCCGAATCTCTGCGTCAGGAAGTGGATGAACGGCGCCGGATCGAGACCGAGTTGCGGCGCCGGGAGACCACGAACCAGCGCCGTAAGCTGATCCTGATGGAGCTGGCCCGGCATTCAGTGATTGCCGAGGGGGACCTGGCGCAAGCCCTGAGGGAAGTCTCCCAGTCGGTGGCCCGTGGCTTGGGGGTGACCCGTATATCCGTCTGGTTTCTGTCGCAAGAGAATGCGCAATTCGATTGCCGACTGATTCTGGATGGTGATCGGGTGGATAATGCCCCCAATCTGAACCTGGATATCCGGATTGACCGGGCTGATCGCGAGGAATTTGAACGTCTGCGGACACTGGTGGTACCGGATGTGAAGAATCATGCCCATGCCGGACGCTACTGGGATGACTATTTTCGCAGCACAGGGATTCACTCCATTCTTGCTGCCCCCTTTCGCCGGGACGGTCGAGTGCGCGGTTTTTTGATGGCCGAATCCCGGATCCAGCGATTTTGGACCGAAGATGACGATAGCTTTATTAGTTCGGCGGTGGATTTTATTTCTCTGGCCATGGCGGCCTCCGATCGACGAAAGGCTCAGCATCGTCTGCGGGAGATGGCAACCCTGGATGGTTTGACCCGTTTGCCCAATCGCAACGCTTTTCATGAGTTCATCGGTCAATCCATTAAGTCGGCGGCAGAAGAAGGCAACCGTCTGGGACTGCTGTTTGTGGATTTGGACCGTTTCAAGGCCGTCAATGACTCCCTGGGCCACCATGCGGGTGACATTGTGCTGCAGGAAATGTCCCAGCGACTTCTGGACAGCCTGCGGGATGGAGACTGGGTGGCTCGACTGGCCGGTGACGAATTCACCGTCATCGTGCATGACTTGGAAAGCCTGGAGACCCTGCGGGGTATCGCCAACCGAGTTCGCAAATCGCTGATTCAGCCCATGGTGCTGGATAACACCGAGATAACACTGACCTGCAGCATTGGCATTGCGATCTATCCGGATGATGCCGAGGACCCGGAGCGCCTGCTGCAAAGCGCGGATGCGGCCATGTACGAAGCCAAGAAACAAGGCCGCAACCGTTATGCCTTCTTTACGCCGGAGTTGCGTGAACGTGCGGTGCGGAGGCTTTCCCTGGACAATGAGCTGCGCCGGGCAGTGGAGGACAATGAATTCCTACTGCATTACCAGCCCATTGTTCGTCCTGAGACGGGCACGATGGTGGGGGTGGAAGCCTTGGTTCGTTGGCAGCGTTCGGATGGTCGTATGATCTCGCCCGGGGAATTTATTCCTCTGGCCGAGGAGACCGGACTGGTGGTACCCATCGGGGAATGGGTGCTCAATGAAGCCCTGATGCAATTGGGGGAATGGGATCGCGACCATCATGGCGGTCTGACAATGAGTGTGAATTTTTCCATGGTTCAGTGTCGCCATGGTGGCCTGCCGGCCATGGTGGATCGGGCCCTGAACCGAAGCGGCATCGATTCGGCACGCCTGGTGGCCGAGGTGACTGAAAGCGATGTGCTGGTGGGCCAACAGCAGTATCAGGCCGTCTTTGACCGCTTACGGGAGCGCGGCGTCCGGGTGGCCATGGATGATTTCGGCACCGGCAGTTCCTCCCTGGGCCAGCTGAAGCGCCTGCCAGTGGACATTCTCAAGCTGGATCGCTCTTTCGTGCGCGATATCACCAAGTCCAGCCAGGATGAGGCCATTACCCGGGCCGCCATCACCATGGCGGATGCCCTGGGCCTGAACGTGATTGCTGAAGGGGTGGAGGAGGCTACCCAGCGGGATTTGCTGATCGACGCCGGTTGTCGCTTGATGCAGGGCTTTTATTTTAGCCGCCCAAGGCCAGCGGAGGAAATCGAAGGGCTCTTGCGTGAGAAGCGCAATTTACCGGAAAGCTGA